TGCCCGGGATGGCGGTGGCCCGGCACGACACGCGCTGCCATGACGGGATCGTCGAAGTGCGGTTGCGACGGGAGGGCTGATGCGGGAAGAACTGGCCGGCTTCACCATCGGGGTGACCGCCGACCGGCGGCGCGACGAGTTGGCCGCGCTGCTCGAACGCCGGGGCGCCCGCGTGGTGCTCGCCCCGGCGCTGCGGATCGTGCCGCTGTCCGACGACACGGAACTGCGCGAGGCGACCCGCGCCTGCCTGGACCAGCCACCTGACATCCTGATGGCCAACACCGGCATCGGGATGCGCGGGTGGCTGGAGGCCGCCGAGGGCTGGGGGCTGGCCGAACCACTGCGTTCGGTGCTCGCCAGCTCGTACGTCGTCGCCCGGGGCCCGAAGGCGCGCGGCGCGATCCGGGCGGCCGGGCTGCACGACCAGTGGTCACCGGCGTCGGAGAGCTGCGACGAGGTGGTCGATCACCTGCGCCGGCGCGGCGTGGCCGGGCAGGTGATCGCCATGCAGTTGCACGGTGAGCGGCAGCCCGAGTGCACGCTCGCGTTGGAGGCGGCCGGCGCGACCGTGATCGAGGTGCCGGTCTACCGCTGGGCGCCGCCTACCGACCCGGCGCCGCTGCACCGGCTGATCGACCTGATCACCGGCCGGCTGGTGGACGCGGTGACGTTCACCTCGGCGCCGGCGGTCGAGGCGCTGCTGCGGGCCGCCGGGGACCGTACCGACGCGGTGGTGTCCGCGTTCCGCGGCGACGTGCTGGCCAGCTGCGTCGGCGCGGTGACCGCCGAACCGTTGCTGCGCCACGGGGTGCCGGTGAGCGCTCCTGCCCGGGCCCGGCTGGGCGCGTTGGTGCGGACCATCGTCGACGAGCTGCCCCGCCGGACCGTGACGTTCAAGGCCGGCGGGCACCTGCTCACCCTGCGCGGGCACGCCGCGGTGATCGACGGCGAGCTACGCCCTCTCGCTCCCGCCCCGATGGCGGTGCTGCGGGCGCTGGCCCAGGCCCCCGGGCGGGTGCTGTCGCGCACGGCGCTGCTGCGGACCCTCCCCCGGGGCGCCGACGAGCACGCGGTGGAGATGGCCGTGGCACGCCTACGGGCCGGCCTGCGCGCGCCGCGCGTGGTGCAGACAGTGGTGAAGCGCGGCTACCGGCTCCGGGTCGACTAGGGCACGCCCTGAACGCGTCGTGGCCGGCCCAGGCGAGCCGGCCACGACGCGGCGGTTCAGCCGACCGGCGTGGGGAAGCCCCGACCGTGCTCGGCCTGGAGCCGGAGCATGGCGTGCTCGACCACAGTCACCAGCACCTGCTTGACCGAGTCCCGGTGCCGGGCGTCGGTCATCACCAGCGGCACCTGCGGCGAGATGGCCAACGCCTCGCGGACCTCCTCCAGCTCGTACTGGGGAGCGCCGTCGAACCGGTTCAGCGCCACCACGTACGGCAGGTTGCGGTTCTCGAAGTAGTCCAGCGGGGCGAACGCGTCGGTGATCCGGCGGGTGTCCACCAGGACGGCCGCACCCACCGCGCCTCGGATGATCTCGTCCCACATGAACCAGAAGCGGGTCTGACCCGGGGTACCGAACAGGTACAGGATCAGGTCCTGGGCCATGGTGATCCGGCCGAAGTCCATGGCGACGGTGGTGGTCTCCTTGCCCGGCACCTTGGACGGGTCGTCGATGCCGACACCCGCGGCGGTCATCACCGCCTCGGTCGTCAGCGGCGTGATCTCGGAGATCGAGCCGACGAGGGTCGTCTTACCGACGCCGAAGCCGCCCGCGACAACGATCTTCGCGGAGACGATTCCCCGGCCCGGCCGCCCCCCAGCGGGGTCATAGCCTGCGAAGTCCACTTAGCACCCTTCCAAGCAGTTCCATCCGCTCCTCGAACCCCTCGGCGGGAGCAGCAGTGTGTAACGTCAGCAGGCTCTCGGCCACCATGTCGGCGACCAGTACCCGGGCGACGCCCAGCGGCATCCGGGTGTACGCGGCGATCTCCGCCAGCGACTGTGCACGGCCCTCGCAGACCGTGGCGATGCGGTGCTTGTCGTGCCCCGCGAAGCGGGACTCGGCAACCTGGGTGGGAGAAGCCGTGAGGACCGCCTCGAGAGCGATGTCCTGCCGGGGCTCGGTACGACCACGGGTGACCGCGTACGGGCGTACGAGAGCGCCGCGCGGGTCAGCGCGCCGTTGGTCCATCCACGATCACCTCCTCGTCCCCAGCGGAGCCGGTCCACACCGCCTCCCATCCCTGTTCCGGCGCGCGGCCGCGCGTCGGGTCTTCCTGGCGCTACGAGCGCACCGCGTCCCTCGGCAGCGGCACCAACGCGGCGCCGACCCGCTCCACGAGCAGTGCCATCTCGTAGCCCACCTGGCCCACGTCGCAGCTCCGCGCGGCAAGCACGGCCATCGACGAGCCGTCGCTGATCGACATGAGGAAGAGGTAACCGCTGTCCATCTCGATGACTGTCTGCAACACCCCGCCCGCGCTGAACATCCGGGCCGCGCCCTCGGTCAGGCTCACCACGCCGGAGGTGATCGCGGCGAGCTGGTCCGCCCGGTCCCCCGGCAGGTCCCGGGAGGACGCGAGCAGAAGCCCGTCGGCGGACACCGCCACCACGTGGGCGATACCCGCCACGCTGTCGGCGAAGTTGGTGAGCAGCCAACCCATGTCCTGCATGGCAGCTGGCCTGTTCATCGGCTCTCCTTGGTCGAGGTGCTGTTCAGGTCCGTGCCGGCCGTCCGACCAC
The DNA window shown above is from Micromonospora lupini and carries:
- a CDS encoding uroporphyrinogen-III synthase gives rise to the protein MREELAGFTIGVTADRRRDELAALLERRGARVVLAPALRIVPLSDDTELREATRACLDQPPDILMANTGIGMRGWLEAAEGWGLAEPLRSVLASSYVVARGPKARGAIRAAGLHDQWSPASESCDEVVDHLRRRGVAGQVIAMQLHGERQPECTLALEAAGATVIEVPVYRWAPPTDPAPLHRLIDLITGRLVDAVTFTSAPAVEALLRAAGDRTDAVVSAFRGDVLASCVGAVTAEPLLRHGVPVSAPARARLGALVRTIVDELPRRTVTFKAGGHLLTLRGHAAVIDGELRPLAPAPMAVLRALAQAPGRVLSRTALLRTLPRGADEHAVEMAVARLRAGLRAPRVVQTVVKRGYRLRVD
- a CDS encoding GTP-binding protein; this translates as MDFAGYDPAGGRPGRGIVSAKIVVAGGFGVGKTTLVGSISEITPLTTEAVMTAAGVGIDDPSKVPGKETTTVAMDFGRITMAQDLILYLFGTPGQTRFWFMWDEIIRGAVGAAVLVDTRRITDAFAPLDYFENRNLPYVVALNRFDGAPQYELEEVREALAISPQVPLVMTDARHRDSVKQVLVTVVEHAMLRLQAEHGRGFPTPVG
- a CDS encoding DUF742 domain-containing protein; the protein is MDQRRADPRGALVRPYAVTRGRTEPRQDIALEAVLTASPTQVAESRFAGHDKHRIATVCEGRAQSLAEIAAYTRMPLGVARVLVADMVAESLLTLHTAAPAEGFEERMELLGRVLSGLRRL
- a CDS encoding roadblock/LC7 domain-containing protein, with the protein product MNRPAAMQDMGWLLTNFADSVAGIAHVVAVSADGLLLASSRDLPGDRADQLAAITSGVVSLTEGAARMFSAGGVLQTVIEMDSGYLFLMSISDGSSMAVLAARSCDVGQVGYEMALLVERVGAALVPLPRDAVRS